In Caldalkalibacillus salinus, the genomic window ATCAGCAATGCCACACAAACGTAATCCTGTCGGTTCAGAGAATATCACAGGGTTAGCGCGCGTGGTTCGAGGGCATATGGTGTCAGCGTATGAAAATGTTCCTTTATGGCATGAGCGTGATATTTCTCATTCCTCAGTTGAACGCATTATCCTACCCGATACAACCATACTTTTAAATTACATGCTTAATCGCTTCGCCAAAATCGTGGATGAGTTGACAGTTTTCCCTGAAAATATGGAGCGTAACATGGATCGAACGTTTGGGCTCATCTACTCTCAACGTGTATTACTAACACTGATTAACAAAGGTTTAAAACGTGAGGAAGCGTACGATTTAGTGCAATCGAAGGCGATGGAAGCGTGGGAGAATCAGACATCATTCAGAGGGCTACTAGAAAAAGAAGATAAGATTACAGACACTTTGAGTCCTGAAGAGCTTGATGAATGTTTTGATTATCATCACCACATGCAGCGTGTCGATACCATCTTTAAGAGAGTGGGACTTGAATAAAAGAGCAGCTGAACAATATTGTGTAAAAGGTGATCAGAGAATCTTAAACAAGGGGGAGTGGAGATTGAACAGAGGGCCATTATTATATGAGGGGAAAGCCAAACGTATTTATCAAACTGACGAAGCATCTATCGTCTGGGTTGAGTATAAGGACGATGCTACCGCTTTTAACGGAGATAAAAAAGGGGCCATTAAAGAGAAAGGTGTTTTAAATAATCGTATTAGTGGCTTATTTTTTAAATACTTGCAGGAAAAAGGTATCTCTACACATTTTGTGCAACAGTTGTCAGAACGAGAGCAATTAGTACAAAAAGTAGAGATTATTCCCGTCGAGGTCGTTGTACGCAATAGAGCGGCTGGGAGTATGGCCAAACGATTAGGCCTTGAAGAAGGGACTCAGCTACCTTTTCCAATTGTTGAATACTACTACAAAGATGATGCACTAGGTGATCCTTTGATAACGGAAGCGCACGTTCACGTTTTGGGGTTAGCGACTGAGGACCAACTTCAGAAGATGAAAGAGGATGCTTTACAGATTAATCGTCATCTACAGGACTTTTTATTACAAAAAGATATTGAGTTAATAGATTTCAAGCTTGAGTTTGGGCTAACGTCATATAATGATGTGATTCTCGCAGATGAAATCTCCCCTGATACCTGTCGCTTTTGGGATGTACACACTCAGAAGAAACTAGATAAAGATCGGTTTAGACGTGATTTAGGAGATGTAGAAGAGGCTTATGAAGAAATCCTAACGAGACTTGGAGGGTACGAGAATGTTTAAAGTCATGGTTCATGTCACGCTCAAGGAAAGTGTTCTTGATCCGCAAGGGAGTGCGGTGAAAAAGTCTTTACACACGATGCAGTACGAAGAGGTGCAGGACGTGCGTATAGGTAAATATATGGAGTTAGATATTCAAGCGGATAGTGAACAAGCAGCGAGAGCACGTGTCACAGAGATGTGCGAGAAACTGCTATCTAATCCTGTAATAGAAGACTACGAGATTCAGATACAAGAATGTCCACAACAAGTGACAGGAGGATAAAACCATGAAATTTGCTGTTCTTGTCTTCCCCGGTTCGAACTGTGATGTTGATATGTACCATGCTATCAAAGACGGTTTACAAATGGACGTCGATTACGTTTGGCACCATCAAACGGACTTGAGTGCTTATGACGGTATCCTCTTGCCCGGTGGTTTCTCTTATGGAGATTATCTGCGCTCAGGTGCTATTGCCAGATTTGCCCCTGTTATGGGTGAGGTCCAGAAAGCAGCGAAGGAAGGAAAACTCATCCTAGGTGTGTGTAACGGGTTCCAGGTGTTACTAGAAGCGGGTTTACTACCTGGAGCCATGCGTCGTAATGACAGTCTTAAATTTAGATGCTTTCATACACCATTAGAGGTTGTGAACAATCAAACGGCCTTCACTACTCAGTACGATCAAGGTGAGATTATATCTATTCCTATTGCCCATGGAGACGGGAATTATTACTGTGACCCAGCTACTTTACAAGACTTAGAGAAAAACAATCAGATTGTGTTCAAGTATCAAGAAAATCCGAACGGGTCAGTAGCCGATATCGCGGGTGTCATTAATAAACAAGGTAACGTACTAGGGATGATGCCACATCCTGAGCGGGCTGTAGAAACATTACTAGGATCCGCTGACGGTAAAAGATTGTTTACGTCCATTTTAGCGAATTGGAGGGAACGTCATGTCACAAACGTATGAACCAACACCAGAACAAATAGAAGCTAAACGGATGTACGCTGATATGGGGTTAACGGATGAGGAATATGCGCTAGTCATAAAGCTTCTGGGTAGAAAGCCCAATTACACTGAGACAGGACTTTATAGTGTCATGTGGTCGGAACATTGTAGCTATAAGAACTCAAAGCCTGTGCTTAGAAAGTTCCCAACTGAAGGAAAGCAAGTGTTACAAGGGCCGGGAGAAGGCGCTGGCATCGTTGATATTGGAGACGGGCAGGCCGTTGTCTTTAAAATAGAGTCGCATAACCACCCATCCGCAATTGAGCCTTACCAAGGGGCGGCAACTGGTGTGGGCGGCATTATCCGCGACGTTTTTTCTATGGGAGCGAGACCTATTGCACTATTAAACTCATTACGATTTGGAGAACTAGACTCTGCTAAAGTCCGTTACCTCTTTGAACATGTGGTCGAGGGGATCGCAGGCTATGGCAACTGTATCGGTATCCCAACTGTGGGTGGAGAAATTTATTTTGACCCGTGCTATGAAGGGAACCCGTTAGTGAATGCCATGTGTGTAGGGATTATAGAACAAGATAAAATCCAAAAGGGTGTGGCCAAAGGAATTGGTAACCCTGTGATGTATGTCGGGGCGAGCACTGGCCGCGACGGGATACACGGCGCAACATTTGCCTCCGAAGAGTTGAGTGAGCAATCGGAAAGTAAACGTCCAGCCGTTCAAGTCGGAGACCCT contains:
- the purC gene encoding phosphoribosylaminoimidazolesuccinocarboxamide synthase, with the translated sequence MNRGPLLYEGKAKRIYQTDEASIVWVEYKDDATAFNGDKKGAIKEKGVLNNRISGLFFKYLQEKGISTHFVQQLSEREQLVQKVEIIPVEVVVRNRAAGSMAKRLGLEEGTQLPFPIVEYYYKDDALGDPLITEAHVHVLGLATEDQLQKMKEDALQINRHLQDFLLQKDIELIDFKLEFGLTSYNDVILADEISPDTCRFWDVHTQKKLDKDRFRRDLGDVEEAYEEILTRLGGYENV
- the purS gene encoding phosphoribosylformylglycinamidine synthase subunit PurS — its product is MFKVMVHVTLKESVLDPQGSAVKKSLHTMQYEEVQDVRIGKYMELDIQADSEQAARARVTEMCEKLLSNPVIEDYEIQIQECPQQVTGG
- the purQ gene encoding phosphoribosylformylglycinamidine synthase subunit PurQ; the protein is MKFAVLVFPGSNCDVDMYHAIKDGLQMDVDYVWHHQTDLSAYDGILLPGGFSYGDYLRSGAIARFAPVMGEVQKAAKEGKLILGVCNGFQVLLEAGLLPGAMRRNDSLKFRCFHTPLEVVNNQTAFTTQYDQGEIISIPIAHGDGNYYCDPATLQDLEKNNQIVFKYQENPNGSVADIAGVINKQGNVLGMMPHPERAVETLLGSADGKRLFTSILANWRERHVTNV